The following proteins come from a genomic window of Leptospira bandrabouensis:
- a CDS encoding MBOAT family O-acyltransferase, which yields MLFNSVHYLIFAPVVILVYFLIPKRFQGLWLFIVSLYFYAIFRIPFLILLVFSFVITKLAVDYMEFASSKGKKLFWLNVAVWSNLSLLFVFKYLDFSITVWNQTFSLTPCDPEFVQKSGILLPMGISFFTLQAVSYAVDVYKGVVERAKSIFHFGLFLAFFPQLVAGPILRASDVLHQFLDSKDFSKENLKQGLKQLFWGIFKKTFIADPISYVIDPVYASPMEYNWIAMWIAASLFAVQIYCDFSGYSDIAIGTARILGFHIPKNFDRPFLSGTLSELWRRWHISFSSWLRDYVYITLGGNRRGEIMAYVNLFITTFVSGIWHGADWTFVFWGTLHSTMMVVEKFVFKFESMRNAWNRVPRSLQPIYPVGIFVLSCFFFRAKATPEVSTGMGIANIMLERAFTGASGMFPQMSISLVILVAFLFLVDILQDRDEDRFKFITDNLYFLIPSCILLYITSFIIYSVTVSSPFLYFQF from the coding sequence ATGCTTTTTAATTCTGTTCACTATTTGATTTTTGCACCTGTTGTAATCCTTGTATATTTTTTGATTCCAAAAAGGTTCCAGGGTCTTTGGTTATTCATTGTTAGCTTGTATTTCTATGCAATCTTTCGAATTCCCTTTTTAATACTCCTCGTATTTTCCTTTGTGATTACAAAACTTGCTGTGGATTACATGGAATTTGCCTCCTCAAAAGGAAAAAAGCTCTTTTGGTTAAACGTTGCCGTTTGGAGTAATTTAAGTTTACTATTTGTATTTAAGTATTTGGATTTCTCCATAACTGTTTGGAACCAAACTTTTTCATTAACACCATGTGATCCTGAATTTGTGCAAAAATCAGGAATCCTTCTTCCTATGGGAATCAGCTTTTTTACCCTACAAGCGGTGTCTTATGCTGTTGATGTTTACAAAGGTGTGGTGGAAAGAGCCAAATCCATTTTTCATTTTGGACTTTTTCTCGCATTTTTTCCGCAACTCGTGGCAGGTCCGATTTTACGTGCCAGCGATGTCCTACACCAATTTTTAGATTCCAAAGACTTTTCCAAAGAAAACTTAAAACAAGGCCTCAAACAACTATTCTGGGGAATCTTCAAAAAAACTTTTATTGCGGATCCTATTTCTTATGTGATCGATCCTGTTTACGCAAGTCCAATGGAATACAATTGGATTGCGATGTGGATAGCAGCTTCTCTTTTTGCAGTTCAAATCTATTGTGATTTTTCCGGATACTCTGACATCGCCATAGGAACCGCAAGGATCCTTGGGTTCCATATTCCAAAAAACTTTGATCGTCCTTTTTTATCAGGCACTCTCAGCGAACTCTGGAGGCGTTGGCATATTTCCTTTAGCTCTTGGTTACGTGACTATGTGTACATCACTCTCGGCGGAAACAGAAGAGGGGAAATTATGGCTTATGTAAATTTATTCATTACAACCTTTGTTTCAGGAATTTGGCATGGAGCCGATTGGACCTTTGTATTTTGGGGAACTCTCCACTCTACGATGATGGTGGTAGAAAAATTCGTATTTAAATTTGAATCCATGCGCAATGCCTGGAACAGAGTCCCACGTTCTCTCCAACCAATTTATCCTGTTGGTATTTTTGTTTTATCTTGTTTTTTCTTTCGAGCCAAAGCAACCCCAGAAGTATCCACGGGAATGGGTATCGCCAATATCATGTTAGAACGTGCTTTTACGGGAGCATCCGGAATGTTCCCTCAGATGAGTATCAGTCTTGTGATCTTAGTTGCATTTTTATTTTTAGTAGATATTTTACAAGATCGAGATGAAGACAGATTTAAATTTATTACCGATAATTTATACTTTCTAATTCCATCTTGTATTTTACTCTATATCACTTCCTTTATTATCTATAGTGTGACCGTATCGAGTCCTTTCCTCTACTTCCAGTTCTAA
- a CDS encoding LA_2490 family SGNH/GDSL-type esterase: protein MIQNWKRWGAIVLFFPLALLSLELILRASNPPALRYYRDVKLLHAYHPEYGVTLEPNESRFVRHYADLWQGQFTTNSLGLRGQEEPIPGKPKLVCLGDSLVMGFGVSDEDTFCSRLGGFEENGLSFQTLNLGVDAYGSLGSYKRLKDMSTKIDNIQTVLFFISPNDFTMPEELRAQGILPDDENDALHENDPVWKKNFRIQFELTRVSYLLQALKLAYEQTKVKFAQTKYLVKADTELLSTSPLVYLRETFILPVKQKKCEDQTEFVCPTPLQNLNVLCSDTPVDPNSLEPLPETTTRAYDLMITLSKERGYKFVPVILPMQIEEVYCRQLGKYNALGGYAIRAKRYLDSKGIKTLDILPYTDKMCGREFTVHGQTKKAGIQDYYIPGDGHLTKLGNLWAAESIAEALKEIK, encoded by the coding sequence ATGATTCAAAACTGGAAACGATGGGGAGCCATTGTCCTATTTTTCCCGTTGGCGTTACTTTCCTTGGAGTTGATTTTACGAGCTTCCAATCCGCCTGCCTTACGTTATTACCGCGATGTCAAACTTCTGCATGCCTACCATCCTGAATATGGAGTCACTTTAGAACCAAACGAAAGTCGTTTTGTTCGTCACTATGCCGATCTTTGGCAAGGACAGTTCACAACCAATTCTCTGGGACTGAGAGGGCAGGAAGAACCCATTCCAGGAAAACCGAAACTTGTTTGTCTTGGGGATAGTTTGGTGATGGGATTTGGTGTTTCTGATGAAGATACATTTTGTTCTAGGCTCGGTGGATTTGAAGAGAACGGATTAAGTTTCCAAACACTGAATTTAGGCGTAGATGCTTATGGTTCCCTTGGTTCCTACAAACGACTTAAAGATATGTCTACAAAAATTGACAATATCCAAACTGTTTTGTTTTTTATTTCACCTAATGATTTTACGATGCCAGAGGAATTACGTGCCCAAGGTATCCTTCCCGATGATGAAAACGATGCCCTTCATGAAAATGACCCTGTATGGAAAAAGAACTTTCGCATTCAATTTGAACTGACTAGAGTTTCTTATCTTTTGCAAGCCCTAAAACTTGCTTATGAACAAACCAAAGTTAAGTTTGCACAAACTAAATACTTAGTGAAAGCTGATACAGAATTACTTTCGACTTCTCCTCTCGTATATTTACGAGAAACATTTATACTTCCTGTTAAACAAAAGAAATGCGAAGATCAAACAGAGTTTGTTTGTCCCACTCCTCTTCAAAATTTAAATGTGTTATGTTCTGATACTCCAGTGGATCCGAATTCTCTTGAACCTCTTCCTGAAACCACTACAAGGGCCTATGATTTAATGATAACACTTTCCAAAGAAAGAGGATACAAGTTTGTTCCAGTGATCCTTCCCATGCAAATCGAAGAAGTGTATTGCCGACAATTGGGAAAATATAATGCGCTCGGTGGTTATGCCATTCGCGCCAAAAGGTATTTAGACTCCAAAGGAATCAAAACTTTGGACATTCTACCTTATACTGACAAAATGTGCGGCCGTGAATTTACAGTACATGGACAAACAAAAAAAGCAGGAATTCAAGATTACTATATTCCTGGCGATGGCCACCTAACAAAACTGGGAAATCTTTGGGCAGCCGAATCAATTGCTGAGGCCCTAAAGGAAATCAAATAA
- a CDS encoding DUF6989 domain-containing protein, which produces MKPKFLAEEFLLALYFLVFSIISGFVMYWSQSPSGIKLASLTLLFHISFAGLSLLLRWHTPFRIWKFLVPLSILMIFPDWFLSSALQILVFPEDGFLKIGTVSGYMAGLWAIPLFICVYTGIKLEEMSVSIVGTCLWVGIVALAIFGTSEATMWILGSWYPQNVKMWGKVAYYVLVPEMVLGVTAYLAYQGFSYSAYIFQIAMGFLVMLLYIGNLSFFYLLIEKIL; this is translated from the coding sequence ATGAAACCTAAGTTCCTTGCAGAAGAATTCCTATTGGCTTTGTATTTTTTAGTATTTAGTATAATCTCCGGATTTGTTATGTATTGGTCACAAAGTCCATCCGGAATCAAACTTGCCTCCCTCACCTTGTTATTTCATATCAGTTTTGCTGGTTTAAGTTTGTTACTTCGTTGGCATACTCCGTTTCGTATTTGGAAATTTTTGGTTCCTTTATCGATCCTTATGATATTTCCCGATTGGTTTCTCTCTAGCGCCTTACAAATCTTAGTTTTCCCTGAGGATGGTTTTTTGAAAATTGGAACTGTATCTGGGTATATGGCAGGACTTTGGGCCATCCCACTTTTTATCTGCGTGTATACGGGAATCAAACTGGAGGAGATGTCAGTTTCGATTGTAGGAACTTGCCTTTGGGTTGGAATTGTTGCATTAGCTATTTTTGGAACCTCGGAAGCCACTATGTGGATTTTAGGATCTTGGTATCCTCAAAATGTAAAGATGTGGGGAAAAGTCGCCTACTACGTATTAGTTCCAGAAATGGTATTAGGTGTTACAGCTTATCTTGCCTACCAAGGATTTTCGTATTCCGCTTATATCTTTCAAATTGCAATGGGTTTTTTAGTGATGCTTCTTTATATTGGAAACCTTTCTTTCTTTTACCTTCTCATTGAAAAAATTCTATAA
- a CDS encoding LA_2486 family SGNH/GDSL-type esterase yields MKKFYKLIFLFTITPLFIFLMGEVCFRLLSKADTDEIRYRQLHCLYDFSEIRLCPNQKASFIRKDGKTWDIQTNDLGERVLSEKTKSAKLWFIGDSMAMGYGLPTNETPTYYLLSKYKLESRLLAVDAIGTNGVLKILKESLKSQNQENLPEKIYWIWNPSDFIDDEREKVGIKRYLYPIHYFLAKNSYFYRILLPPPQTNVYTSYGKPILYPKNHITYSNLRKFFSDPLVPKEKLTILFSWGMSKEGYPDTKDRNYEMAKEFFNEQGVKTIDLRTKTELLFKERKPVYIPGDGHPGPALAELFADAIAKHFLNLP; encoded by the coding sequence TTGAAAAAATTCTATAAACTAATATTTTTATTCACAATCACTCCTCTTTTCATTTTTTTAATGGGAGAGGTTTGTTTTAGACTCTTATCTAAAGCTGATACTGATGAAATTCGGTATAGACAATTACATTGTTTGTATGATTTCTCTGAAATTCGCCTTTGTCCCAATCAGAAAGCTAGTTTTATTCGAAAAGATGGAAAAACTTGGGACATCCAAACCAATGATTTGGGAGAAAGAGTTCTCTCCGAGAAAACAAAATCCGCAAAGCTCTGGTTCATCGGAGATTCTATGGCGATGGGTTATGGACTCCCCACCAACGAAACTCCCACCTATTATTTATTATCCAAATACAAATTAGAATCTCGATTACTTGCCGTGGATGCCATCGGAACTAATGGAGTTTTAAAAATCCTAAAAGAGTCTCTGAAATCCCAAAATCAAGAGAATCTTCCAGAAAAGATTTATTGGATCTGGAATCCTTCCGACTTCATTGACGATGAAAGAGAAAAAGTGGGAATCAAACGATATCTTTATCCCATTCATTACTTTCTAGCAAAAAATTCTTATTTCTATCGAATCCTACTCCCACCCCCCCAAACAAATGTGTACACTTCGTACGGTAAGCCAATCCTCTATCCCAAAAATCATATCACGTATTCCAATTTAAGAAAATTTTTTAGCGACCCATTGGTTCCTAAAGAAAAACTAACTATACTTTTCAGTTGGGGGATGTCAAAAGAAGGTTACCCCGATACCAAAGATAGGAATTATGAAATGGCTAAAGAGTTCTTTAACGAACAGGGAGTAAAAACGATAGACCTCCGTACCAAAACTGAGTTATTATTTAAAGAAAGAAAACCGGTTTATATCCCGGGCGATGGTCATCCGGGCCCTGCGCTCGCGGAACTTTTTGCCGATGCCATAGCCAAGCACTTCCTAAATTTACCTTAG
- a CDS encoding UvrD-helicase domain-containing protein produces the protein MWSKEQKSIIESTHPIKQVIAGAGSGKTATMVGLLEEREKQKSIPPKNTLIVTFTKKATHEFKERCKKKGLSLEYHISTFHAFCYFALKHYDHSKDWSKYKLLSEYKKWEIIKEFLSPIQFEIGGIPFPILFKNNAKYFRELSLEKYVSFQTSFQLWKNQNYYFEFDDLIFDFLKFLDTEPANAVKNKWKTLIIDEFQDTDEVQLQIIKKMDFQSITVVGDDWQAIYGFRGATPKPFLEFPHHFPNVIQFFLSTNYRSKNSIIQSSLLPLKKNKEKITKQVKTFRKEKGVFLVKRIKDSKEDPIKIWKDWYNMDSSAVILTRSNYRKREWIENGVPPLQVMTIHSAKGLEFATVLLDLVFGWSEDLEDIDEAEERRILYVGLSRAKDNLVLLIPDLTKPNRLADRMSEDFSIRNRLRNRTLRWARLW, from the coding sequence ATGTGGAGCAAAGAACAAAAGTCCATTATAGAGTCAACTCATCCCATCAAACAAGTGATTGCTGGTGCTGGATCCGGGAAAACGGCAACGATGGTTGGGCTTTTGGAAGAAAGAGAAAAACAAAAATCCATTCCACCAAAAAATACTCTTATAGTTACCTTTACCAAAAAAGCTACCCATGAATTTAAAGAAAGGTGCAAGAAAAAAGGTCTTTCTTTAGAGTATCATATCTCCACCTTTCATGCGTTTTGTTACTTTGCACTCAAACATTACGACCATTCAAAAGACTGGTCAAAATACAAACTACTAAGTGAATATAAAAAATGGGAGATCATAAAAGAATTCCTAAGTCCTATACAATTTGAAATTGGAGGAATCCCCTTTCCGATCTTATTTAAAAATAATGCCAAATATTTTAGAGAACTCTCCTTAGAAAAATACGTATCATTCCAAACCTCTTTCCAATTATGGAAAAATCAAAATTATTATTTTGAATTTGATGATTTGATTTTTGATTTCCTAAAGTTTCTGGATACAGAACCTGCAAATGCAGTCAAAAACAAATGGAAAACTTTGATTATAGACGAGTTTCAAGATACGGATGAAGTCCAACTCCAAATCATAAAAAAAATGGATTTTCAATCCATCACTGTAGTCGGGGATGATTGGCAGGCCATCTATGGATTTCGCGGGGCCACTCCCAAACCTTTTTTAGAATTCCCCCATCATTTTCCTAATGTGATCCAATTCTTTTTATCCACTAACTATCGTTCTAAGAACTCAATCATACAATCCTCTTTACTTCCCTTAAAAAAAAATAAAGAGAAAATCACCAAACAGGTAAAAACCTTCCGCAAAGAAAAAGGGGTTTTTCTTGTAAAAAGAATTAAAGATTCCAAAGAAGATCCTATAAAAATTTGGAAGGACTGGTATAATATGGATTCCTCTGCTGTGATCCTCACTCGCAGTAACTACAGAAAAAGAGAGTGGATCGAAAATGGAGTTCCTCCTTTGCAAGTCATGACCATCCATAGTGCCAAAGGATTAGAATTTGCCACCGTCCTACTGGATTTGGTATTTGGCTGGAGTGAAGACTTAGAAGATATAGATGAAGCGGAAGAAAGAAGGATTCTCTATGTTGGCCTTTCCCGAGCCAAAGACAATTTGGTTCTTTTAATTCCTGATCTTACCAAACCAAACCGATTAGCGGACCGGATGAGCGAAGATTTTTCTATCCGGAACCGGCTTCGAAATCGTACTTTACGGTGGGCTCGGCTCTGGTGA
- a CDS encoding SAM-dependent methyltransferase: MSDMEYYRSPHYQEYLLSSHRREVCPPEDVYAFFNWKGLNNLVDFGSGLGFYFTEFRKWFPHVWIWAAECQQEIIDMILRRKLMEGIEQLTPFHIDQSDHPLLPEWVPVPEIIFASLSLSTFPNPGLAMDGLIRSMKAGGRLFIVDWSKTESGFGPKINEKISMDKMKFLAEEYKLEVTKSGRISEHFYGMEVKASSSFIYGYYDLKEEEDEDSAVFKQ; the protein is encoded by the coding sequence ATGTCCGACATGGAATACTACCGTTCTCCCCATTACCAGGAATACTTACTTTCTAGCCATAGGAGAGAAGTCTGTCCACCAGAGGATGTGTATGCATTTTTCAATTGGAAGGGGCTAAATAACCTCGTGGACTTTGGTAGTGGACTAGGATTTTACTTCACTGAATTTAGAAAGTGGTTTCCCCATGTATGGATTTGGGCCGCCGAATGCCAACAAGAGATTATCGACATGATTTTACGGCGGAAACTCATGGAGGGCATTGAACAACTCACCCCTTTCCATATTGACCAGTCCGACCACCCCCTACTTCCAGAATGGGTACCTGTTCCCGAAATCATATTTGCTTCCCTTTCCCTATCTACATTCCCTAATCCTGGTTTGGCGATGGATGGACTCATTCGGTCTATGAAAGCTGGCGGGCGACTTTTTATAGTAGATTGGTCAAAAACGGAATCAGGTTTCGGTCCTAAAATTAATGAAAAAATCTCTATGGATAAAATGAAATTTCTAGCAGAAGAATACAAATTAGAAGTTACAAAATCAGGCAGAATTTCCGAACATTTTTATGGAATGGAAGTGAAAGCAAGTTCCAGTTTTATTTATGGATATTACGATCTCAAGGAAGAAGAAGACGAAGACAGCGCTGTCTTCAAACAATAA